Genomic window (Mesorhizobium sp. M4B.F.Ca.ET.058.02.1.1):
GCTACGGCATCGCCCGGCTGAAGGCCGAACGGTCGGCGGTCGTCATAATGATCGCCCGCATGACGCCCGGCCTTTCCTATCTGATCCCGCTGTTCCTGCTGTTCCAGTGGATCGGCATCCTCGGCACGCTGTGGCCGCAGATCATCATCCATCTGGTGGTGACAGTGCCGATCGTCGTCTGGGTGATGATCGGCTATTTCGAGACGACGCCGATGGAGCTGGAGGAGGCGGCCAGCATCGACGGCGCCAGCTCATGGCAGGTGTTCCGGCTGGTGGCGCTGCCGATCGCCAAGCCCGGCATCGTCGTCGCCTTCATCCTGTCGGTTATCTTCTCGTGGAACAATTTCGTCTTCGGCGTGGTGCTCGCCAGCCGCGAGACGCGGACCTTGCCAGTCGCCGTCTACAACATGCTGTCCTACGAGCAGGTGAGCTGGGGGCCGCTCGCCGCGGCAGCACTCGTGGTGACGCTACCGGTGCTGGTGCTGACCCTGTTCGCGCAAAGGCAGATCGTCGCCGGGCTGACCGCCGGCGCGGTCAAGGGCGGCTGAGGCCGGTCCGACATTACACGTTTGTGGAGACATGAAATGGCATCGGTGACCATCAACAACGTGCAGAAGGCTTTTGGGACCGCCAAGATCATCCACGATGTCAGCGTCGACATCGCCGATGGCGAGTTCGTCATCCTGGTCGGGCCGTCGGGCTGCGGGAAGTCGACGCTGCTGCGCATGATCGCGGGGCTGGAGACGATCTCGGCTGGCAAGATCGCCATCGGCGAGCGGGTCGTCAACGAGCTCAGGGCGCGCGACCGCAACATCGCCATGGTGTTCCAGAACTACGCGCTCTATCCGCATATGACGGTGGCCGACAATATGGGCTTCGCGCTGAAGATCAAAAGAGCCGATCCGGCCGACACGGCAAGCCGGGTCAAGCGGGCGGCAAGCATACTCGGCCTGGAAAAGCTGCTCGACCGCTATCCGCGCCAGCTTTCCGGCGGCCAGCGCCAGCGCGTCGCCATGGGCCGCGCCATCGTGCGCGACCCGCAGGTGTTCCTGTTCGAC
Coding sequences:
- a CDS encoding carbohydrate ABC transporter permease, which codes for MTSRLINRIGLFFAALVLVSPAILFFLWMISLSLKFEIDNGAYPPILIPEHFAWSNYVKVFEENNFLLYLGNSVLVTGTATLLALLIGVPAGYGIARLKAERSAVVIMIARMTPGLSYLIPLFLLFQWIGILGTLWPQIIIHLVVTVPIVVWVMIGYFETTPMELEEAASIDGASSWQVFRLVALPIAKPGIVVAFILSVIFSWNNFVFGVVLASRETRTLPVAVYNMLSYEQVSWGPLAAAALVVTLPVLVLTLFAQRQIVAGLTAGAVKGG